In Aeromicrobium wangtongii, the DNA window GCGGCAGGCCCCGCGCGCGCTGTGCGAGGGCCAGGCCGAGTGCCAGCGGGAAGCACACGGTCAGGATGGCGCTGAGCTCCAGCGGATGTGCCGCGCTGCCCTGCGGACGCAGCGCGCCCGCGCGCAACAGGTCGACCGGGCTGCCGTCATCACCGTGCTGGACCAGGCCGGGCAGCACCAGGTGCTGCGCCGCGTCGAAGCCGGTCAGCACCTGCCCGAGGGCCAGGACGGCACTGACGGACGCGCCGATCACCAGGCCCTGCACGACACGGGTCAGCGCAGCCGGGGTCCTCACCACGACGAGGACGAAGATCGCGGCGGCGAGCAGGCAGGCCTCGCGGCTGACCAGCGTGAGGGACTGGCCGGACCACTCCGCCGCCGGACCGCGCAGCATCAGCGCGGCACTGGAGACCAGCGTGCTGAGCATCGTGCCCATCACCAGCAGGGCCGTCGCGCGGTGCGGCGGTGCGATCCGTTGGCCCGCCGACCAGCACAGGATCAGCAGCGCTCCGGCCACGTACCAGGCGATGACGACCGGGGTCAGACCCAGCGTGAACGGCACGACGGCCGACTGCCGGGTCGCCAGCAGCCACCCACACGCCACCGCCACGGTCGTCGCGCCCACCCCGACCCGGTGGTCGACCACGACGACGGGGCGCATCATCGGCGCCGGGTCAGGCACGGCGCGAGCGCCGCTGGGCGGTCGCCTCGAGCGCGCGCACGTCCGTCCCTCGTTCGGCCGCGAGCAGGGCCTCCGTCCGGCGCCAGGCCTCTCGTGCCTCGGCCCGGCTCAGGGCGACGTTGCGGCCGCTGCGCTCCCACTCCTCCTGCAGACGCGCACGGATCGCCGCCTTGGGGACGCCGCTGCGCGACCGCCCCCCTCCCCGCGCGGAGGGCTGCAGCGCGACGAGCCCGAGCAGCGCGGCGAAACCGCACGCCAGCCCGAGCACACCGGCGGCGCGGAGCCGGGCGCTGCCGACGGCCGATCCTGCGCCGGGCGGCGTGGAGATCACGGCCGTCGCCCGCGCGGCTCCGGGGACGTTCGCCGACTCCTGGATCTCCGCGAGCTGGACGGACACCTGGTCGACGAGCGCGGCGG includes these proteins:
- a CDS encoding O-antigen ligase family protein, giving the protein MPDPAPMMRPVVVVDHRVGVGATTVAVACGWLLATRQSAVVPFTLGLTPVVIAWYVAGALLILCWSAGQRIAPPHRATALLVMGTMLSTLVSSAALMLRGPAAEWSGQSLTLVSREACLLAAAIFVLVVVRTPAALTRVVQGLVIGASVSAVLALGQVLTGFDAAQHLVLPGLVQHGDDGSPVDLLRAGALRPQGSAAHPLELSAILTVCFPLALGLALAQRARGLPHAVWAVLATVIGLGAVATISRSAVVGVAAALVVMAWRWPVRRVVLGGVGVVGAVAVAVIGGVPIATRLAGVVLNGSEDGSLGSRSSGLSYALGILPEHWLFGQGAGTYDVARQPVLDNHYLTRLVETGLFGLGCLLLMLAGAWLICVRASRRAVSSADAGTFELVNGVLGALSAVIVIALILDIGGFAQISNLLYVLVALAGASAVATSPSDGALHD